The following proteins come from a genomic window of Mycobacterium sp. DL:
- a CDS encoding SIMPL domain-containing protein (The SIMPL domain is named for its presence in mouse protein SIMPL (signalling molecule that associates with mouse pelle-like kinase). Bacterial member BP26, from Brucella, was shown to assemble into a channel-like structure, while YggE from E. coli has been associated with resistance to oxidative stress.), translating to MCLAATGAAAVALTACDAQPGPTLTPDADTRQVTVVGAGQVQGSPDTLTVNASMEFLAPDATGAMNQTNERQQAVIDALVELGIDRNDLATTQADLQPQYGADDTTIAAYRATNSINVTIRDLDLASDAIGLIVSTGGNATRINSISYSIEDDSQLVRDARARAFEDAKDRAEQYAELSGLDLGSVISISETGGPTPPIPMQAPRGMMEAAVPLEPGQQTVGFSVTVIWELT from the coding sequence ATGTGCCTCGCCGCGACGGGCGCCGCAGCCGTTGCGCTGACCGCGTGTGATGCCCAGCCGGGCCCGACGCTGACCCCCGATGCCGACACCCGCCAGGTGACGGTCGTCGGCGCCGGGCAGGTCCAGGGCTCACCCGACACGCTGACCGTGAACGCGTCGATGGAGTTCCTGGCACCCGACGCCACCGGCGCGATGAACCAGACCAACGAGCGTCAGCAGGCCGTCATCGACGCGCTCGTCGAACTCGGTATCGACCGCAACGACCTGGCCACCACGCAGGCCGACCTGCAGCCGCAGTACGGCGCCGACGACACCACCATCGCCGCCTACCGCGCCACCAACTCGATCAACGTGACGATCCGCGACCTCGACCTGGCCTCGGACGCGATCGGCCTGATCGTCAGCACCGGCGGCAACGCCACCCGGATCAACTCGATCAGCTACTCCATCGAGGACGATTCGCAGTTGGTGCGCGACGCCAGGGCCCGGGCGTTCGAGGACGCCAAGGACCGCGCCGAACAGTACGCAGAGCTCTCGGGCCTCGATCTCGGCAGCGTCATCTCGATCTCGGAGACGGGCGGCCCGACACCGCCGATCCCGATGCAGGCGCCGCGGGGAATGATGGAGGCCGCGGTGCCGCTCGAGCCGGGTCAGCAGACGGTCGGCTTCTCGGTGACCGTCATCTGGGAACTGACCTGA
- a CDS encoding molybdopterin-dependent oxidoreductase, giving the protein MTTALRICPLCEATCGLTLTIDDGRVTGARGDHDDVFSSGFICPKGASFAELDNDPDRLSAPLIRRDGVLTEATWDEAFAAVADGLGAVVRDHGGSSVGVYLGNPNAHTVAGALYPPLIVRGVGTHQVYSASTLDQMPKHVSLGLMFGSPVAFTVPDLDRTDYLVVIGANPLVSNGSLATAADFGGKLRKLRKRGGTLVVIDPARTRTAELADRHLAPRPGTDAALLGAVVNVLFDEDLVTLGALADYVAGLDEVRDVARDFTPEIVAAHCGIEADEIRTLARELAAAPTAVVYGRMGTSTVEFGTLGSWLVDVVNILTGNLDRPGGAMFPLSPVAPAPRGHRPGRGFSTGRWHSRVSGHPEVLSEFPVVALAEEIETPGEGQIKAMITIAGNPVLSAPDGDRLDRALAGVGFMISVDPYLNETTRHADVVLPPPPPSRSPHFDFALNNVAVRNNARYSPPVLALQGRPDEAEILSRIALVLYGIGVDADPALVDEQVIATTLAKETADAASPVAGRDVGELTAMLDDGPGYERRLDMMLRVGAYGDAFGARPDGLTLQRLKAAPHGIDLGPLQPRLPDLLRTPSGLIELAPSQLIADAQRLRDSLGHRSGGFVLIGRRHLRSNNSWMHNLPALAGGTNRCTLRIHPDDAAELGLSDTAVVKGSGGELVVPIEVTEDIRRGVLSLPHGWGHDRDGTGQKLAAGQPGVNVNQLNDGAAVDPLSGTAVLNGIPVVVEPAVSPA; this is encoded by the coding sequence GGGTGCAAGTTTCGCCGAGCTCGACAACGATCCGGACCGCCTGAGCGCGCCACTGATCCGTCGGGACGGCGTCCTGACCGAGGCGACGTGGGACGAGGCGTTCGCCGCCGTCGCCGACGGCCTCGGCGCGGTCGTCCGTGACCACGGCGGATCCTCGGTCGGGGTGTATCTCGGTAATCCCAACGCGCACACCGTCGCCGGAGCGCTCTACCCGCCGCTCATCGTCCGCGGGGTCGGCACCCACCAGGTCTACTCGGCCAGCACGCTGGACCAGATGCCCAAGCACGTCTCGCTGGGCCTGATGTTCGGCAGCCCCGTCGCGTTCACGGTGCCCGACCTCGACCGCACCGACTATCTGGTGGTCATCGGGGCGAACCCGCTGGTGTCCAACGGCAGCCTGGCCACCGCCGCCGACTTCGGCGGCAAGCTACGCAAGCTGCGCAAGCGCGGGGGCACGCTCGTCGTGATCGACCCCGCCCGCACCCGCACCGCCGAACTCGCCGACCGGCACCTGGCGCCGCGACCCGGCACCGACGCCGCACTGCTGGGTGCCGTCGTCAACGTGCTGTTCGACGAGGATCTGGTGACGCTCGGGGCGTTGGCCGACTATGTGGCCGGTCTGGACGAGGTCCGCGACGTCGCCCGGGATTTCACCCCGGAGATCGTCGCGGCGCACTGCGGGATCGAAGCCGACGAGATCCGCACCCTCGCCCGGGAACTCGCCGCCGCGCCCACCGCCGTCGTCTACGGCCGGATGGGCACCTCCACGGTCGAGTTCGGCACGCTGGGCAGCTGGCTGGTGGACGTCGTCAACATCCTCACCGGGAATCTGGATCGGCCCGGCGGCGCGATGTTCCCGCTCTCGCCGGTGGCCCCGGCACCCCGAGGGCACCGCCCGGGCCGCGGGTTCTCCACCGGCCGGTGGCACAGCCGGGTCTCCGGTCATCCCGAGGTGCTCTCGGAATTTCCCGTCGTGGCGCTGGCCGAGGAGATCGAGACTCCGGGCGAGGGGCAGATCAAAGCGATGATCACCATCGCGGGAAACCCGGTGCTCTCCGCCCCGGACGGCGATCGACTCGACAGGGCGCTGGCCGGCGTCGGCTTCATGATTTCGGTCGACCCGTACCTCAACGAGACCACCCGCCACGCCGACGTCGTCCTGCCGCCCCCGCCGCCGTCGCGCAGCCCGCACTTCGACTTCGCCCTGAACAACGTCGCGGTCCGCAACAACGCCCGCTATTCACCACCTGTGCTGGCGTTGCAGGGTCGTCCCGACGAAGCCGAGATCCTGTCGCGAATCGCCTTGGTGCTCTACGGAATCGGAGTCGATGCCGACCCTGCGCTCGTCGACGAGCAGGTCATCGCCACCACCCTGGCCAAGGAGACCGCCGACGCGGCGTCACCGGTGGCCGGACGCGACGTCGGCGAGTTGACCGCCATGCTCGACGACGGCCCGGGCTACGAGCGCCGTCTCGACATGATGCTCCGCGTCGGGGCCTACGGCGACGCCTTCGGTGCCCGGCCGGACGGTCTGACCCTGCAACGCCTCAAAGCGGCACCGCACGGCATCGACCTGGGGCCGCTGCAGCCGCGACTGCCCGATCTGCTGCGCACCCCCTCGGGCCTGATCGAGCTCGCGCCGTCCCAGCTGATCGCCGACGCGCAGCGCCTGCGTGACTCGCTGGGCCATCGCAGCGGCGGGTTCGTCCTGATCGGTCGCCGGCACCTGCGGTCCAACAACAGCTGGATGCACAACCTGCCCGCTCTGGCGGGCGGCACGAACCGGTGCACCCTGCGGATCCATCCCGACGACGCCGCCGAACTCGGGCTGTCCGACACTGCCGTCGTCAAAGGTTCCGGCGGCGAATTGGTGGTGCCGATCGAGGTCACCGAAGACATCCGCCGCGGGGTGCTGTCGCTGCCGCACGGCTGGGGACACGACCGGGACGGAACCGGGCAGAAGCTCGCCGCCGGTCAGCCCGGCGTCAACGTCAACCAGCTGAACGACGGGGCGGCGGTGGACCCGCTCTCGGGCACCGCGGTGCTCAACGGAATCCCCGTCGTGGTCGAACCGGCGGTGAGCCCGGCATAG
- a CDS encoding alpha/beta hydrolase → MVQTNGVSLRVTEAGEPGAPVVVLCHGFPELAFTWRHQVQALAEAGYHVLAPDQRGYGGSQTPEDVDAYAVTDLSADVVGLLDDVGAERAALVGHDFGAVVAWTAPLLHPDRFAAVAGLSLPPVPRPKVPTTQAFRKVFGDRFMYILYFQEQGPADAELNRDPATTFRRLFALTTTGEEMVGAAGPQGFLDRIPEPGGLPDWLSPADFGVYVEEFTRHGFTGPLNWYRCFDRNWELTAEPPAATIEAPALFIGGTADATLAYTPRHRAREVVSGEYRELMIEGAGHWLTEERPHDISRALLDFFADSFPR, encoded by the coding sequence ATGGTGCAGACGAACGGGGTTTCGCTGCGGGTGACCGAGGCAGGCGAGCCGGGCGCGCCCGTGGTGGTGCTCTGCCACGGGTTCCCTGAGCTGGCGTTCACCTGGCGACATCAGGTGCAGGCGCTGGCCGAGGCGGGCTATCACGTGCTGGCCCCCGACCAGCGCGGCTACGGCGGCTCGCAGACCCCCGAAGATGTCGACGCCTACGCCGTCACCGACCTCAGCGCGGACGTCGTCGGGTTACTCGACGACGTCGGCGCCGAGCGCGCGGCGCTGGTCGGCCACGACTTCGGCGCCGTGGTGGCGTGGACCGCGCCGCTGCTGCACCCCGACCGCTTCGCCGCGGTCGCCGGCCTGAGCCTGCCTCCGGTGCCGCGTCCGAAGGTGCCCACGACGCAGGCATTCCGCAAGGTCTTCGGGGACCGGTTCATGTACATCCTGTACTTCCAGGAGCAGGGCCCCGCCGATGCCGAACTCAACCGGGATCCGGCGACGACGTTCCGGCGGTTGTTCGCGCTGACGACGACGGGCGAGGAGATGGTCGGCGCGGCCGGGCCGCAGGGGTTCCTCGACCGCATCCCGGAGCCGGGTGGCCTTCCGGACTGGCTCAGCCCGGCCGACTTCGGGGTCTACGTCGAGGAGTTCACCCGCCACGGGTTCACCGGCCCGCTGAACTGGTACCGCTGTTTCGACCGCAACTGGGAGCTGACGGCCGAGCCACCGGCCGCGACGATCGAGGCGCCCGCGCTGTTCATCGGCGGCACCGCCGACGCCACGCTGGCCTACACCCCGCGGCACCGCGCCCGCGAGGTCGTCTCCGGTGAGTACCGCGAGCTGATGATCGAGGGGGCCGGCCACTGGCTGACCGAGGAGCGCCCGCACGACATCAGCCGCGCGCTGCTCGACTTCTTCGCGGATTCGTTTCCCCGATGA